Proteins from one Prevotella sp. E2-28 genomic window:
- a CDS encoding family 43 glycosylhydrolase, with protein sequence MTCRPRGGFVLVVYPVNDPLSVNMPLFQTKYTADPSPIVVGDTLFLFTSHDASPEDIPDENEKNSAGFFMYDWLLWSTTDMVNWTEHGAVASLKEFSWRTRDNGAWAIQTVERNGKYYLYAPLHGHGIGVLVADSPYGPFKDPLGKPLVWQTEHWDDIDPSVFIDDDGQAYMYWGNPHVYCIKLNEDMISTSGDIFVLNQKDGVMRPVKEEGAKINLRAPWSEKATWKVKNYQEGPWFYKRNGKYYLAYATTCCPEALGYSMSDSPMGPWEWKNYIMRPTQRDRGNHPGICDYKGHSYIFGQNYDLMHLDTYIHHERRTVTCAEISYEADGTIPEIPYWLNQKPLKQIEWLNPYKRVEAETMNWGNGLKTAKMGIENTGVIKDMPYSTGKKNMYVFDINDGELIRLRGVDFEKGARMFSINAASTGFVEITLRLDSQDGPVIGTVKIGATGSVENYKSFATKVKKAAGVHDLYLCFSNASGDVRLDYWEFKK encoded by the coding sequence ATGACTTGTCGTCCTCGTGGTGGTTTCGTCTTGGTGGTCTATCCTGTTAACGACCCACTGAGCGTTAACATGCCACTCTTCCAGACGAAATATACTGCAGACCCATCACCCATCGTGGTGGGCGACACCCTGTTCCTCTTTACTTCACACGATGCTTCTCCTGAGGATATCCCCGATGAGAACGAGAAGAATTCGGCTGGTTTCTTTATGTACGACTGGCTCCTGTGGTCAACTACCGATATGGTGAACTGGACCGAGCATGGTGCTGTGGCTTCATTGAAGGAGTTCTCTTGGCGTACTCGCGACAATGGTGCATGGGCTATTCAGACCGTAGAGCGCAATGGCAAATACTATCTCTATGCACCGCTTCATGGTCATGGTATTGGTGTACTTGTGGCCGACTCACCTTATGGTCCTTTCAAGGATCCCCTTGGCAAGCCTCTGGTGTGGCAGACGGAGCATTGGGATGATATCGACCCCTCTGTATTCATCGATGACGACGGACAGGCTTATATGTATTGGGGCAATCCGCATGTCTATTGTATCAAACTCAATGAGGACATGATCTCTACCAGCGGTGATATCTTTGTACTCAACCAGAAGGATGGCGTGATGCGTCCTGTCAAGGAAGAGGGTGCTAAGATTAACCTCCGTGCTCCATGGAGCGAGAAGGCTACATGGAAGGTGAAGAACTATCAGGAAGGTCCCTGGTTCTATAAGCGTAATGGCAAGTACTATCTGGCTTATGCTACTACCTGCTGTCCTGAGGCACTGGGCTATTCTATGAGTGACTCGCCCATGGGTCCTTGGGAGTGGAAGAACTATATCATGCGTCCTACACAGCGCGACCGTGGTAACCATCCTGGCATCTGCGATTATAAGGGCCATTCGTATATTTTCGGTCAGAACTATGACCTGATGCACCTGGATACCTATATCCACCATGAGCGTCGTACGGTGACCTGTGCAGAGATCAGCTATGAGGCTGATGGAACGATTCCAGAGATTCCTTACTGGTTGAACCAGAAGCCTCTGAAGCAGATAGAGTGGCTGAACCCTTATAAGCGTGTTGAGGCTGAGACCATGAACTGGGGCAATGGCTTGAAGACGGCTAAGATGGGCATCGAGAATACTGGTGTGATTAAGGATATGCCTTACTCTACGGGTAAGAAGAATATGTATGTTTTCGACATTAACGATGGTGAGCTTATCCGCCTGCGTGGTGTGGACTTCGAAAAAGGTGCCCGTATGTTCTCTATTAATGCTGCTTCAACAGGCTTTGTTGAAATAACGCTGCGTCTTGACAGTCAGGATGGTCCTGTTATCGGTACTGTGAAGATAGGTGCTACAGGCTCAGTGGAGAACTATAAGTCGTTTGCCACCAAAGTGAAGAAAGCTGCTGGCGTTCACGACCTGTACCTCTGCTTCAGCAATGCATCTGGCGATGTACGCCTGGATTATTGGGAATTCAAAAAATAG
- a CDS encoding sialate O-acetylesterase, which yields MKRLFIICALMAMPALRMMAEVDPNFYIYICFGQSNMEGNAQPESIDKTGIDKRFQLLATCNFSSPSRTKGNWYKATPPLVSPNGGLGPSDYFGRMMCESLPDSVRIGVIPVAMGGSPIEMFDKDKYQQKMQQNPNEWWATLAKNHYAGNPYGRIIEMAKKAQEVGVIKGILLHQGCTNNGDPNWPNMVKKIYNDMLTDLGLGTDSVPLFVGETLRQDQGGACYGHNTQVARMPSVVPNSHVISSEGCPGNGVDPWHFNAFGYRMLGARYAGEALYTLEQHLPYFSFHNYMITLNGNSTYVEKTRTLTANSNGWGLATWSYTHPANWSDSKYLVVKFKEAPDSAAELWLYKKNGSNATLAYRDTIKGRTTVVVDLQNAKYGNVSLNPSKIAKMLFRCPKGTKMVFDDIFLSNDEAYGEILTAINNPKTTNKSSQAPYYTLDGRPAKDALKPGIYINKGKKILVR from the coding sequence ATGAAACGTCTATTCATTATATGTGCTTTGATGGCTATGCCCGCTCTGCGGATGATGGCCGAGGTAGATCCTAACTTCTACATCTATATTTGTTTCGGACAGTCAAACATGGAGGGCAACGCCCAGCCAGAGTCTATCGACAAAACTGGTATCGACAAGCGCTTCCAGTTGTTGGCTACTTGCAATTTCTCTAGTCCTTCTCGTACCAAAGGCAATTGGTATAAGGCTACGCCGCCATTGGTAAGTCCTAACGGCGGACTGGGCCCTTCTGATTATTTCGGACGTATGATGTGCGAGTCGCTACCCGATAGTGTGCGTATCGGTGTTATCCCTGTGGCTATGGGCGGCAGTCCTATCGAGATGTTTGATAAGGATAAGTATCAGCAGAAGATGCAGCAGAATCCTAATGAGTGGTGGGCAACGCTGGCTAAGAACCACTATGCAGGTAATCCTTACGGGCGCATCATCGAGATGGCGAAGAAAGCACAGGAGGTGGGTGTCATCAAGGGTATCCTGCTGCATCAGGGATGCACAAACAATGGTGACCCCAACTGGCCAAATATGGTGAAGAAGATTTACAATGATATGCTGACCGACCTTGGTTTAGGTACAGATTCTGTACCCCTTTTCGTGGGTGAGACATTGCGTCAGGATCAGGGTGGTGCCTGCTATGGCCATAACACACAGGTGGCACGTATGCCGAGTGTTGTACCCAACAGCCATGTCATCAGTTCTGAAGGTTGTCCTGGCAATGGTGTTGACCCTTGGCATTTCAATGCTTTCGGCTATCGTATGTTGGGTGCCCGCTATGCAGGAGAAGCACTTTACACTTTGGAACAGCATCTGCCATATTTCTCGTTCCATAACTACATGATTACGCTGAATGGTAACTCTACATACGTAGAGAAAACTCGTACGCTGACTGCAAATTCTAATGGCTGGGGACTGGCTACATGGAGTTATACGCATCCAGCCAACTGGTCTGATTCGAAATATCTTGTAGTTAAGTTTAAGGAGGCACCAGACTCCGCGGCTGAATTATGGCTGTATAAAAAGAATGGCAGTAATGCCACCCTCGCTTATCGTGACACTATCAAGGGACGTACCACGGTAGTTGTTGATTTGCAGAATGCAAAGTATGGAAATGTTTCGCTGAATCCATCGAAAATCGCAAAGATGCTGTTCCGTTGTCCGAAGGGAACCAAGATGGTCTTTGATGATATTTTCCTTTCAAATGATGAGGCGTATGGTGAAATCCTTACAGCCATTAATAATCCTAAGACGACAAATAAGTCCTCGCAGGCTCCTTACTATACGCTTGACGGACGCCCTGCCAAAGATGCTTTGAAGCCAGGAATTTATATCAATAAGGGCAAGAAAATTCTTGTCAGGTAA
- the frr gene encoding ribosome recycling factor: MIDVKETLGQAEERMEMAAMYLEEELNRIRAGRANVAILDGVRVESYGSRVPLNQVATVNCPDARTIAIKPWDKKQIRDIEKAIMDSDVGITPENNGEIIRLAIPQPTEERRRDLVKQCNKIAEKAKVEVRNVRGDIKEKLKKAIKDGLSEDLEKDAENDLQKLHDKYIKKLDDLMDAKNKEIMTV; encoded by the coding sequence ATGATAGACGTAAAAGAAACTTTAGGTCAGGCTGAAGAGCGTATGGAGATGGCGGCGATGTACCTCGAAGAGGAACTGAACCGTATCCGTGCAGGCCGTGCTAATGTAGCCATTCTTGATGGCGTCCGTGTAGAATCCTACGGCAGTCGCGTGCCCCTGAATCAGGTGGCTACCGTTAACTGTCCCGATGCGCGTACCATTGCCATCAAACCTTGGGATAAGAAGCAGATTCGTGATATTGAGAAGGCTATCATGGATAGCGATGTAGGTATCACCCCTGAGAACAATGGTGAGATTATCCGTCTGGCTATCCCTCAGCCCACCGAGGAGCGCCGTCGTGACCTTGTGAAGCAGTGTAATAAGATTGCTGAGAAGGCAAAGGTTGAGGTGCGCAACGTTCGTGGTGACATCAAGGAAAAACTGAAGAAGGCTATCAAGGATGGTCTTTCTGAGGATTTGGAGAAGGATGCCGAGAACGACCTCCAGAAGTTGCACGACAAGTACATCAAGAAACTTGATGATCTGATGGATGCAAAGAACAAGGAAATCATGACTGTGTAA
- the rsgA gene encoding ribosome small subunit-dependent GTPase A, producing the protein MKGLVVKNTGSWYTVRTDDGQLLDCKVKGNFRLKGIRTTNPVAVGDRVEVNEEGWIIAIEDRRNYIIRKSINLSKQSHIIAANVDQAFLIVTVANPQTSTTFIDRFLASAEAYRVPVILVFNKTDLLDEDALRYQQAVVNLYETIGYECRQVSAETGEGIDDLRSMLDGKITLLSGNSGVGKSTLINRLVPGANLRTAEISDAHNTGMHTTTFSEMIPLISYLSPLTSGYLIDTPGIKGFGTFDMEPEEITSYFKDIFHFSKDCRFSNCTHTHEPGCAVLKAVEDHYIAESRYQSYLSMLDDKEEGKYREAQ; encoded by the coding sequence TTGAAAGGACTTGTCGTTAAGAATACAGGCAGTTGGTACACCGTCCGTACGGACGATGGCCAACTGCTTGATTGTAAAGTGAAGGGTAACTTTCGTCTGAAGGGTATCCGTACTACTAACCCTGTGGCTGTGGGCGACAGGGTTGAGGTGAACGAGGAAGGGTGGATTATCGCCATCGAGGACCGTCGTAATTATATCATTCGCAAGAGTATCAACCTTTCGAAGCAGAGTCATATCATTGCGGCCAATGTAGATCAGGCTTTCTTGATTGTCACCGTGGCTAATCCACAGACCTCCACGACGTTTATTGACCGTTTCTTGGCTTCGGCTGAGGCTTATCGCGTGCCAGTAATCTTGGTGTTCAATAAAACTGACCTCCTTGATGAGGATGCATTGCGCTATCAGCAGGCCGTGGTGAATCTCTATGAGACCATCGGCTATGAATGTCGGCAGGTGTCGGCCGAGACGGGTGAGGGCATTGACGACCTACGCTCGATGTTAGATGGAAAGATAACGTTGCTCAGTGGAAATAGTGGAGTGGGGAAGTCCACGCTCATCAATCGTCTGGTGCCTGGTGCCAACCTGCGCACAGCAGAGATCAGCGATGCCCATAATACGGGTATGCACACCACCACGTTTAGTGAGATGATTCCGCTTATTTCTTACCTCTCACCCCTTACCTCTGGTTATCTTATTGACACTCCAGGCATCAAGGGCTTTGGCACGTTTGATATGGAGCCGGAAGAGATTACCAGTTATTTCAAGGATATCTTCCACTTCTCCAAAGACTGCCGTTTCTCCAACTGCACCCATACCCATGAGCCAGGCTGTGCCGTGCTGAAAGCAGTAGAGGACCATTATATTGCTGAGAGCCGCTATCAGTCGTATCTCTCAATGCTCGATGATAAGGAGGAAGGAAAATACCGGGAGGCGCAATGA
- a CDS encoding bifunctional carbohydrate acetyl esterase/feruloyl esterase, giving the protein MNINFLKTLTPAVLLLALLCGCSTQKKAAADKALEVANPDPNFYIFLCFGQSNMEGNARPEAVDLESPGSRFLLMPAVDFPATDQRAERKMGEWCEASAPLCRPNTGLTPADWFGRTLVASTPDNIKIGVIHVAIGGIDIKGFLPDSIPNYVEKKAPGWMKGMLQAYDNNPYERLVTLAKKAQKDGVIKGILMHQGETNTGDPKWAGMVKQVYENLCGDLQLKPEEVNLYVGNIVQAGGKGVCIGCKKQIDELPQTIHTCQVISSDDCSNGPDRLHFDAAGYRELGCRYGEAVARHLGFEPKRPKNLPAAIKKLAVPADAVTVENAIPGNEFPKVDKQRRAYFRIQAPQAKKVVVDICSKKYDMQPQGNGVFMAVTDPLPVGFHYYFLNIDGVNFIDPASETYFGCNRECGGLEVPEGPEGDYYRPQQGIAHGQVRSIYYHSPNSKFGEWRHALVYTPAEYELAKNAKKRYPVLYLQHGMGEGETSWMLQGKMQHIMDNAIGKGEAVPMIVVMESGDIKQPFGGGNNQAGRSEYGASFYPVLLNDLIPYIDKNFRTKTDRENRAMAGLSWGGHQTFDVALTNLDKFAWIGTFSGAIFGLDVKTAYNGVFTNAAEFNKKVHYMYMNWGSDDFVKSQPIVDSLRGMGIKVDASVSEGTGHEFLTWRRGLHEFIPHLFKK; this is encoded by the coding sequence ATGAACATCAATTTTCTGAAAACCTTAACACCAGCAGTGCTCTTGTTGGCATTGCTATGTGGCTGCTCCACCCAGAAGAAAGCAGCTGCCGACAAAGCCCTTGAAGTGGCTAATCCTGATCCGAATTTCTACATTTTCCTCTGTTTCGGACAGTCTAACATGGAGGGTAATGCGCGTCCTGAGGCTGTTGACCTGGAGAGTCCGGGTTCTCGCTTCCTGTTGATGCCTGCAGTAGATTTCCCCGCTACCGACCAGCGTGCTGAGCGTAAGATGGGTGAGTGGTGTGAAGCCTCGGCACCTCTCTGCCGTCCTAACACGGGTCTGACTCCTGCCGACTGGTTTGGTCGTACCCTCGTGGCTTCTACACCCGATAATATCAAGATTGGTGTGATTCACGTGGCTATTGGTGGTATCGACATTAAAGGCTTTCTGCCCGATAGCATCCCCAACTACGTGGAGAAGAAAGCTCCAGGTTGGATGAAAGGTATGCTTCAGGCTTATGATAATAACCCCTATGAGCGTCTGGTCACACTGGCAAAGAAAGCCCAGAAGGATGGTGTCATCAAGGGTATCCTGATGCATCAGGGTGAGACCAATACTGGTGATCCCAAGTGGGCTGGTATGGTGAAGCAGGTGTACGAGAATCTTTGTGGCGACCTGCAGCTGAAGCCCGAGGAGGTAAACCTCTACGTAGGTAATATCGTTCAGGCTGGTGGTAAGGGCGTGTGCATAGGTTGTAAGAAGCAGATTGACGAACTGCCCCAGACCATTCACACCTGTCAGGTTATCTCTTCTGACGACTGCTCTAACGGTCCTGACCGTCTGCACTTCGATGCTGCAGGTTATCGTGAGTTGGGGTGTCGTTATGGTGAGGCCGTAGCCCGTCACCTTGGTTTTGAGCCCAAGCGCCCAAAGAACTTGCCTGCTGCTATCAAGAAACTGGCAGTTCCTGCCGATGCTGTTACTGTTGAGAATGCTATTCCTGGCAACGAGTTCCCCAAGGTTGACAAGCAGCGTCGTGCTTACTTCCGCATCCAGGCTCCTCAGGCTAAGAAGGTCGTTGTGGACATTTGCAGCAAGAAATACGACATGCAGCCTCAGGGAAATGGCGTCTTCATGGCTGTTACCGATCCCCTGCCCGTGGGCTTCCACTATTATTTCCTGAATATCGATGGCGTGAACTTCATTGATCCCGCTTCTGAGACCTATTTCGGTTGTAACCGTGAGTGCGGTGGTCTTGAGGTTCCAGAAGGTCCTGAGGGCGACTACTACCGTCCGCAGCAGGGCATCGCTCATGGTCAGGTGCGCAGCATCTACTACCACAGCCCCAACTCTAAGTTCGGTGAGTGGCGCCACGCCTTGGTTTACACCCCTGCTGAATATGAACTGGCGAAGAATGCCAAGAAACGCTATCCCGTACTCTACCTGCAGCATGGTATGGGCGAGGGCGAGACCAGTTGGATGCTTCAGGGTAAGATGCAGCACATCATGGACAATGCTATCGGCAAGGGCGAGGCCGTGCCTATGATTGTGGTGATGGAGAGTGGCGATATCAAGCAGCCCTTCGGTGGTGGCAACAACCAGGCTGGACGTAGCGAGTATGGTGCATCTTTCTATCCCGTACTGCTCAACGACCTGATTCCTTATATTGACAAGAACTTCCGCACTAAGACCGACCGCGAAAATCGCGCTATGGCAGGTCTTTCATGGGGTGGTCATCAGACCTTCGACGTGGCTTTGACCAATCTGGATAAGTTCGCTTGGATTGGTACCTTCAGTGGTGCTATCTTTGGCCTCGACGTGAAGACTGCCTATAATGGTGTGTTCACCAATGCTGCCGAGTTCAATAAGAAGGTACATTATATGTATATGAACTGGGGTTCTGACGACTTCGTGAAGAGTCAGCCCATCGTTGACAGCCTGCGTGGTATGGGCATCAAGGTTGACGCGTCAGTATCCGAGGGAACAGGTCATGAGTTCCTGACTTGGCGTCGCGGACTTCATGAGTTCATCCCTCATCTGTTTAAGAAATAA